Genomic window (Bacillus vallismortis):
AACACACAGACTATATTGTTAGAGATCACCGGGTGCATGGCACCCGGATCATACCTGGTGTTACGTTTTTAGATATTATTTATCGAATGGCACTCAGCAAAGATTTGCCTATTGAAGAACTGGAATGTCAAAATATTCTCTATTTAGAGCCCGTAGCAACATCTAATACCTTTGACAGAGAAATTCTTATTTCCTTTCAAGGTTCACACCAGGGATGGGAGATTCAAGCGAAAAGCAGAAAAGTGAAAGACGGACATGTTTTAAACGAAAATTGGGATAAAAATATGCAATGCCGCCTAATGCCGAAAACAGGCGGCGACTTAATTTCAATAGATATTGACAGGATAAAAAATACAGCTGAGCGTGTTTCTGATATGGATACATGCTATGCCTATTTAAGAAAAGTCGACATTGAGCATTTTGAATTTATGAAAAGTCTCGGAACAGTCTATGCAACGGAAGATTATGTACTTGCCGAGTTAAAACTCAGCAAGATAGCGAAACAATATGTCGGTTACTTTCAGATGCATCCTACTTTTCTTGATGCATCCACCATTATCACAGTTCTATATCAGGCATGTCCGGAATATTTCACTAAAGGAGCGGCTGCCAGCCGTTTCAAAACGTATATTCCTATTCATATTGAATCATTTCAAATGATAAATCGTCTGTCGGATACATGCTATGTGTACATCGAGAAACAAGACCAAAATCATGATACCGGAGATGTTATCAGAGTAAGCTATGGCTTATACGATGTATCGGGAAATAAGATCGCACAATTTACCCGGTTATCTGTCAAACATATCCGATCTAAAGAATTAATTGAAAATCTTAAAAAGACATCAGGTAACTTGCAAAATAATCCAATCTTTAAACTGAAAGACAATCAAACAATTAAAGAAACGAACAAAAAGCGGATTAATGATATTGAATCAGAGCTGAAGGAACTAATAGCTGGGACAGCGAATATCAGCAGCCATGATATTAGGGCTGACATCGGTTTTTATGAACAGGGGTTGGACTCTGCATCTTTGTTGAGTATCGTCAAAGAACTGGAGCGTAAAACCGGGGAACAGCTGTATCCGACACTCCTGTTTGAGTATAAAACAATCCGGGAACTGGCCGCTTATATTGAAGAAAATAAAAAAATGAATAACCATTTCTTAACTCCTGAGATATTGACTGAAAATCCTAATGTACAAGAAAATTTAGCATCACCCGGTCAAGCTTTATGTTCACCGCATATGACAGAGAGAGAGATTCAGCTGCTGATTGCAGATGTTCAAGGAATAAACCCTGATAACCTTTCTATTGAAAAAGGATTTTATGAGCAGGGTTTAGATTCTGTAACGCTTCTGGAGGTTGTTAAGGCGTTAGAGAAAAAGTCGGGCAGGGAGTTATACCCTACTCTGTTGTTTGAATATACAACAATTCGAGAGCTGGCAAATTACTTTGCTGCAAATAATGAGAAGCTTTCGGCGATCAGAAACCCTGAGAAAGACCACCATATTACAGCTACAACTTATTTAACGCCGCAATGGAGACGAAAAGATATTCCTATAAAAGGCGTTAAAACAGCTAAAAAAACGTATTTGCTGTTTCAGCATGACAGGGCGCTGTTCAATTACATGCAAAGTGATTTTAATAACGATACCGAACAAATTATATTAGTTTTGTCAGGAGACACTTTTCACTATCATGGCGGTGGTGTATATGAAATAGATCACGATGAGGAAGCTCATTTTGAAAGATTGGCATCTGAACTAAAGCAAAAACAGCAAATACCTGACACCGTGATCTACGGATGGCCGGATGGATCGTTTGCGCCCGGTGCCGGCATAATAAATGAACAGCTTTCTAAAGGTGTCTACCCGCTTTTATTTTTCAGCAAGGCTTTAATGCGAAGCAAGGCATCAAAGGAGATTGTATCCCTTTATCTTTATCCGGCGGATAATAAAAGCGCTCAGCCGTTATACGCTTCAGTACATGGCGCCGGACAGTCAATATCATTGGAGAACCCGAAAATGGTTTTTAAAACAATAGGCATTTCCTTATCAGGTAAACCAATTTCAGTTCAAGAAAAAGCTGGAATAATCGTTAATGAATCCGTTGAAGTGCTTTCAGAGGAAACTGACATTTATTACGAAGCGGGAGAACGCTTTGTCCGTATCCTCCGAGAGGCTGAACCCATAGATAAATCCTACTCCGCATTTAAAGAAAATGGAGTGTATCTCATCACTGGAGGCGTCGGAGGCCTCGGACTTTTATTTGCAGAACATATTGCCGCACAAACAACGGCCTGTATTATTTTAGCTGGCCGTTCAGAGTTATCGGAAAGCAAAAAAAACAGAATCAGACAAATAGAAGCCTGCGGGTCGTCAGTCCAATATATTAGAGGCGATATTTCAGATAGCCGCGATGCTGAACGAATGATAATGAACATTAAACGGCAGTTCGGGAAAATTGACGGTGTTATACACAGTGCCGGGATAATTAATGATGCATTTTTAATACAGAAAACAAAAAGTGAAATTCAAAAAGTGCTTGAACCGAAAATATATGGAACCGTTTTACTGGACAGCCTGTTGCAAGATGAACCACTTGATTTCTTTATAATGTTTTCATCAAGCAGCTCAATCTTCGGTAACATTGGTCAGACAGATTATGCGTTAGCCAATCGTTTCGTTGATCTTTTTGCTGACTGGCGAGAAGGACTGAGACAAAATAAAGAACGGTCTGGTATCTCAGTAGCCATTAGCTGGCCGCTATGGGAAGACGGGGGCATGAAAGTGGATAAACAAACCGAAGACTGGATGAAGGAAAAAATCGGTATGATCCCCCTTAGGAAAAACAGCGGGATTAAAGCCTTTTATGACTCTATTTATCTGCGTCTGCCTCAGCTAATTGTATTTGAAGGTGACAAAGAAAAATTGAAGGCGGCCCTTCATGAGAAATTGGTGAAGGGTAAAGCAGGTGATACACAAAAAGCTGAACCTGCGGTTGTGAGAGACCAAGATATAGCCATTATCGGCTTAAGCGGAAAGTACCCAATGGCTGATAATCTTAATCAATTTTGGGAGAATTTAAAAGAGGGGAAAGATTGTATCACTGAAGTTCCATCTGATCGTTGGGAGCTGAATGGATTCTTCAGCGAAGAAAGAGATGTGATAGGGAAGTCATACAGCAAGTGGGGTGGCTTCGTCAACGGAACTGATCAATTTGATCCGCTCTTCTTTAATATATCACCTCGTGAAGCAGAACTAATGGACCCGCAAGAAAGGCTCTTTTTAGAATCAGCTAAAGAATGTTTTGAAGATTCAGGATATCAAAAAAACAAGCTGGAAAAAATGAAAGTCGGTGTATTTGTAGGTGCAATGTGGGGGCAGTATCAATTATTTGAAGGAGAAGAAAACGGACTGTCTTTCACACCTGCTTCTGTCTACTCTTCAATTGCTAATCGGGTTTCTTATTACTTTAATTTAAAAGGTCCTAGTTTAGCTCTTGATACGATGTGCTCTTCCTCTTTGACTTCTATTCATTATGCATGCCAAAGCATACATTGTGGAGAGAGCGATATGGCGTTAGCCGGAGGAGTGAATCTGTCATTACACCCTAATAAATATAAATTTCTCAGTATGGGACAGTTTTTATCAAGTGATGGCAGATGCAGAAGCTTCGGAAAGGATGGGAATGGTTATGTGCCGGGCGAAGGAATAGGAGCTGTTTTGTTAAAACCGTTGAAAAAAGCCATTGAAGATCAAGATCAAATATATGGTGTGATTAAGGGCAGCTCTGTTAACCACGGCGGAAAAACAAGCGGATATTCTATTCCGAATCCAGATGCGCAGACAACAGTCATTTCAGAAGCGCTTCGTAAAGCTGATATTGATCCAAATTCCATCAGCTATATTGAAGCGCATGGCACAGGTACATCATTAGGCGATCCTATTGAAATTCAGGGCCTTCGAGACTCTTATCAATTGGATCATCCTTGCGCCATTGGATCTGTAAAATCAAACATCGGTCATTTAGAATCGGCAGCCGGTATAGCTGCAGTAACGAAAGTGCTTCTTCAGATGAAGCATAAGCTGCTTGTTCCTTCGTTACATTCCGATACTGTCAATCCATATATAGATTTTGATCAAGTTCCTTTTAAAGTGCAGCAGAAAACAGCTGAATGGAAAAATCCTGAAATCAATGAAACCGTTTATCCACTGAGAGCAGGTGTAAGTGCTTTTGGGGCAGGGGGGTCCAATGCACACCTCATTCTGGAAGCATATGAATCCTTGAATACTAATCAACCTCAAAGCAGCAGAGTTATTTTTATTTTGTCTGCACAAGATAAAAACCGTTTGAAAAAGTATGCGGAGGTTATGGCCCGCTTTTTATCTGAAAATGAAATGCAAAACGAGAATGATCGTGTGAAACTTCAAGATATTGCCTATACCCTGCAAACGGGACGTGAGCATATGGAGGAAAGGCTTGCAATAGTAGCAGATTCAAGCTTGTCGATCGCTGAAGAACTTTTAGGCTATACCAGAGGGGAAACCAGTGAATCAAGCTATACAGGAAATATTTTAAAATGTGAGGTTAGAGCTGAAGCTCCCCGCATTCATAAAGATTATGAAGAAGTTGCACGGAGATGGGTAAAAGGTGAGCCAATAGATTGGGAGGCTTTTGAGGAAAACCGGCATTCTTTTCGAGTCTCTATCCCCGGGCAGCCGTTGATTAAGAAGCGGTACTGGATCAAAGAACAGACGAGAGAATATGTTTTAAATAGCGAGCTTAAACCAAGGCACCCTTTCTTAGGAGTTAATACGTCTACTTTTAATCAGTACAGTTTTACGAAAACAATCGACAGGGACAATCCATTT
Coding sequences:
- a CDS encoding SDR family NAD(P)-dependent oxidoreductase; the encoded protein is MRQVASNQNYQFTLTIKHTDYIVRDHRVHGTRIIPGVTFLDIIYRMALSKDLPIEELECQNILYLEPVATSNTFDREILISFQGSHQGWEIQAKSRKVKDGHVLNENWDKNMQCRLMPKTGGDLISIDIDRIKNTAERVSDMDTCYAYLRKVDIEHFEFMKSLGTVYATEDYVLAELKLSKIAKQYVGYFQMHPTFLDASTIITVLYQACPEYFTKGAAASRFKTYIPIHIESFQMINRLSDTCYVYIEKQDQNHDTGDVIRVSYGLYDVSGNKIAQFTRLSVKHIRSKELIENLKKTSGNLQNNPIFKLKDNQTIKETNKKRINDIESELKELIAGTANISSHDIRADIGFYEQGLDSASLLSIVKELERKTGEQLYPTLLFEYKTIRELAAYIEENKKMNNHFLTPEILTENPNVQENLASPGQALCSPHMTEREIQLLIADVQGINPDNLSIEKGFYEQGLDSVTLLEVVKALEKKSGRELYPTLLFEYTTIRELANYFAANNEKLSAIRNPEKDHHITATTYLTPQWRRKDIPIKGVKTAKKTYLLFQHDRALFNYMQSDFNNDTEQIILVLSGDTFHYHGGGVYEIDHDEEAHFERLASELKQKQQIPDTVIYGWPDGSFAPGAGIINEQLSKGVYPLLFFSKALMRSKASKEIVSLYLYPADNKSAQPLYASVHGAGQSISLENPKMVFKTIGISLSGKPISVQEKAGIIVNESVEVLSEETDIYYEAGERFVRILREAEPIDKSYSAFKENGVYLITGGVGGLGLLFAEHIAAQTTACIILAGRSELSESKKNRIRQIEACGSSVQYIRGDISDSRDAERMIMNIKRQFGKIDGVIHSAGIINDAFLIQKTKSEIQKVLEPKIYGTVLLDSLLQDEPLDFFIMFSSSSSIFGNIGQTDYALANRFVDLFADWREGLRQNKERSGISVAISWPLWEDGGMKVDKQTEDWMKEKIGMIPLRKNSGIKAFYDSIYLRLPQLIVFEGDKEKLKAALHEKLVKGKAGDTQKAEPAVVRDQDIAIIGLSGKYPMADNLNQFWENLKEGKDCITEVPSDRWELNGFFSEERDVIGKSYSKWGGFVNGTDQFDPLFFNISPREAELMDPQERLFLESAKECFEDSGYQKNKLEKMKVGVFVGAMWGQYQLFEGEENGLSFTPASVYSSIANRVSYYFNLKGPSLALDTMCSSSLTSIHYACQSIHCGESDMALAGGVNLSLHPNKYKFLSMGQFLSSDGRCRSFGKDGNGYVPGEGIGAVLLKPLKKAIEDQDQIYGVIKGSSVNHGGKTSGYSIPNPDAQTTVISEALRKADIDPNSISYIEAHGTGTSLGDPIEIQGLRDSYQLDHPCAIGSVKSNIGHLESAAGIAAVTKVLLQMKHKLLVPSLHSDTVNPYIDFDQVPFKVQQKTAEWKNPEINETVYPLRAGVSAFGAGGSNAHLILEAYESLNTNQPQSSRVIFILSAQDKNRLKKYAEVMARFLSENEMQNENDRVKLQDIAYTLQTGREHMEERLAIVADSSLSIAEELLGYTRGETSESSYTGNILKCEVRAEAPRIHKDYEEVARRWVKGEPIDWEAFEENRHSFRVSIPGQPLIKKRYWIKEQTREYVLNSELKPRHPFLGVNTSTFNQYSFTKTIDRDNPFVMSLTEYGKSFFSVVSLIEMAAANASEAFGYTVNKITEISWNQGRCDAADIQELTIELTPREDFAQFEIYAKNSCKNKIRLVHGKAHIVEQKENDLLPSVLDISKVKSDMLEHGFAIPYASETAKNNSEMLSLFFIPDHFYENSGDFTFLPFAFESAIQTSGLFVNGGTPAELIGMNEVTIYQAFTQDFYIYTQIEKQSNNIDLTCHITFADTNGSILAECKGLVFSNSYTEKADQSDDELICLLRKLEANDIDQTAVLKQLMGEES